In Eriocheir sinensis breed Jianghai 21 chromosome 3, ASM2467909v1, whole genome shotgun sequence, a genomic segment contains:
- the LOC127003553 gene encoding titin-like isoform X23, which translates to MRPMRVVRKVVPVMRPMRVVRKVVPVMRPMRVVRKVVPAVRPMKVVRKVVPVMRPMKVVRKVVPVMRPMKVVRKGVPSVRQGKVFVVHRVVEYVTPSVVTKRFPVVTQKKVLAKVPPTVTEGNIPVVTEKKVTENLIPSVTEGKVPVVTTEKVAEQAAPSATEEIVSVPKEQENVPVMTEKEVENLIPSVTEGKVPVVPQQEIVDKVAPSATEEIVSVPKMQENVPVVTEEKAENLIPSVTEGKVPVATTEKVAEQAAPSATEEIVSVPKMQENVSVVTEEKAENLIPSVTEGKVPVATTEKVAEQAAPSATEEIVSVPKMQENVPVVTEEKAENLIPSVTEGKVPVATTEKVAEQAAPSATEEIVSVPKMQENVPVVTEEKAENLIPSVTEGKVPVATTEKVAEQAAPSATEEIVSVPKMQENVPVVTEEKAENLIPSVTEGKVPVATTEKVAEQAAPSATEEIVSVPKMQENVPVVTEEKAENLIPSVTEGKVPVATTEKVAEQAAPSATEEIVSVPKMQENVPVVTEEKAENLIPSVTEGKVPVVPQQEIVDKVAPSATEEKVPVVVKEKVIEQAAPQERVIEKVPPAATEEKVPVAVKEKVSEQAAPSGTEEIVTVPKEQEQVPVVTEEKVVE; encoded by the exons ATGAGGCCAATGagggtcgttagaaaggtagtccctgttATGAGGCCAATGagggtcgttagaaaggtagtccctgttATGAGGCCAATGagggtcgttagaaaggtagtccctgctgtgaggccaatgaaggtcgttagaaaggtagtccctgttatgaggccaatgaaggtcgttagaaag gtagtccctgttatgaggccaatgaaggtcgttagaaaggGTGTGCCCTCGGTGAGACAAGGAAAAGTCTTCGTTGTGCATCGAGTTGTTGAATACGTCACCCCTTCGGTGGTAACAAAAAGATTCCCCGTTGTGACACAGAAGAAGGTTCTTGCAAAGGTTCCCCCTACGGTGACAGAAGGAAACATCCCCGTTGTTACAGAAAAGAAAGTTACTGAGAATCTTATCCCCtctgtgacagaaggaaaagtgcCGGTTGTGACAACTGAGAAGGTTGctgagcaggctgccccttcggcaACAGAAGAGATCGTCAGTGTCCCCAAGGAGCAAGAAAATGTCCCTGTCATGACAGAAAAAGAGGTTGAGAATCTTATCCCCtctgtgacagaaggaaaagtaccggtagtccctcaacaggagaTTGTTGACAAGGTTGCCCCTTCGGCGACAGAAGAGATCGTCAGTGTCCCCAAGATGCAAGAAAATGTCCCTGTCGTAAcagaagaaaaggctgagaatcttatcccctctgtgacagaaggaaaagttccgGTTGCGACAACAGAGAAGGTTGctgagcaggctgccccttcggcaACAGAAGAGATCGTCAGTGTCCCCAAGATGCAAGAAAATGTCTCTGTCGTAAcagaagaaaaggctgagaatcttatcccctctgtgacagaaggaaaagttccgGTTGCGACAACAGAGAAGGTTGctgagcaggctgccccttcggcaACAGAAGAGATCGTCAGTGTCCCCAAGATGCAAGAAAATGTCCCTGTCGTAAcagaagaaaaggctgagaatcttatcccctctgtgacagaaggaaaagttccgGTTGCGACAACAGAGAAGGTTGctgagcaggctgccccttcggcgACAGAAGAGATCGTCAGTGTCCCCAAGATGCAAGAAAATGTCCCTGTCGTAAcagaagaaaaggctgagaatcttatcccctctgtgacagaaggaaaagttccgGTTGCGACAACAGAGAAG GTTGctgagcaggctgccccttcggcaACAGAAGAGATCGTCAGTGTCCCCAAGATGCAAGAAAATGTCCCTGTCGTAAcagaagaaaaggctgagaatcttatcccctctgtgacagaaggaaaagttccgGTTGCGACAACAGAGAAGGTTGctgagcaggctgccccttcggcaACAGAAGAGATCGTCAGTGTCCCCAAGATGCAAGAAAATGTCCCTGTCGTAAcagaagaaaaggctgagaatcttatcccctctgtgacagaaggaaaagttccgGTTGCGACAACAGAGAAGGTTGctgagcaggctgccccttcggcaACAGAAGAGATCGTCAGTGTCCCCAAGATGCAAGAAAATGTCCCTGTCGTAAcagaagaaaaggctgagaatcttatcccctctgtgacagaaggaaaagtgccggtagtccctcaacaggagaTTGTTGACAAGGTTGCCCCTTcggcgacagaagaaaaagttcctgttgtggtAAAAGAGAAAGtcattgaacaggctgccccacaagaaagggttattgaaaaggTTCCCCCTGcggcgacagaagaaaaagttcctgtcgCGGTCAAAGAGAAAGTTAGTGAACAGGCAGCCCCTTCGGggacagaagagattgtcactgttcccaaagagcaagaacaagtccctgttgtaacagaggaaaaggtcgTTGAATAG